Proteins encoded by one window of Sorangium aterium:
- a CDS encoding DUF3072 domain-containing protein, whose protein sequence is MRDAVGVAGGAEGPAGVENTRKDPEQWKTGDEPMTGAQASYLQTLSQEAGVDFEANLTKAEASKRIDELQARTGRGQMLRE, encoded by the coding sequence TTGCGGGACGCCGTGGGCGTCGCCGGCGGCGCGGAAGGGCCCGCCGGCGTCGAGAACACGCGCAAGGACCCCGAGCAGTGGAAGACGGGCGACGAGCCGATGACAGGCGCGCAGGCCTCGTATCTCCAGACGCTCTCCCAGGAGGCGGGCGTGGACTTCGAGGCGAACCTGACCAAGGCGGAGGCGTCGAAGCGCATCGACGAGCTGCAGGCGAGGACCGGGCGCGGGCAGATGCTGCGGGAGTGA
- a CDS encoding SDR family NAD(P)-dependent oxidoreductase — MSKIALVTGANQGLGYAMVARLCQELPPGSTVYLGARDPERGEAAVARLREQGLQPSLARLDVTDDTSVQALAETVARRHGGIDIVLSNAAARIGKDVPQAVQVRTFIDTNNHGTYRMIRAFGHLLRDGGRFLVVASSFGSLGKLDSRLHDRFDPATRSLEDIERVMDEYVELVERGEAELHHWPAWINIPSKVAQVASMKIYARQRQAEATERGLTIAALCPGLVDTDASRPWFDDMSSAQSPADAAKNVLWICTEPAESARVVHGELVQHRRVIPWL, encoded by the coding sequence ATGTCGAAAATCGCACTCGTTACAGGCGCGAACCAGGGCCTCGGTTACGCGATGGTGGCCCGTCTGTGCCAGGAGCTGCCGCCGGGCAGCACCGTGTACCTGGGGGCGCGGGATCCGGAGCGCGGCGAGGCGGCCGTGGCGCGCCTGCGCGAGCAAGGCCTGCAGCCGTCCCTGGCCCGGCTGGACGTGACCGACGACACCAGCGTCCAGGCCCTGGCGGAGACGGTGGCGCGCCGTCACGGCGGCATAGATATCGTGCTCTCGAACGCGGCCGCGCGCATCGGGAAGGACGTGCCCCAGGCGGTCCAGGTCCGCACCTTCATCGACACGAACAACCACGGCACCTACCGGATGATCCGCGCCTTCGGGCACCTGCTGCGCGACGGCGGGCGGTTCCTCGTGGTCGCGAGCTCCTTCGGCTCCCTCGGCAAGCTGGATTCGCGGCTGCACGACCGCTTCGACCCCGCCACGCGATCTCTCGAGGACATCGAGCGCGTCATGGACGAGTACGTCGAGCTTGTCGAGCGCGGCGAAGCAGAGCTCCACCACTGGCCAGCGTGGATCAATATCCCGTCCAAGGTCGCGCAGGTCGCCTCGATGAAGATCTATGCGCGCCAGCGACAGGCCGAGGCCACAGAGCGCGGGCTCACCATCGCCGCGCTCTGCCCCGGGCTCGTGGACACCGACGCGTCGCGCCCGTGGTTCGACGACATGTCGTCGGCCCAGTCGCCGGCGGATGCCGCAAAGAACGTCCTCTGGATCTGCACGGAACCCGCCGAGTCGGCGCGCGTGGTTCATGGTGAGCTCGTACAGCACCGCCGGGTAATTCCCTGGTTGTGA
- a CDS encoding SPFH domain-containing protein: MTHIEQRRVIIHEGGVPGGAAAVLHADDHGNGAAGRGRYDQGWRAGKPAEDPEKLKKWGRISAKPSEYLIHMRRGSLRPTSGQGASCFKLPGDSVAVVPTTVQKLQFTADQVTLEKVGVEVTGLAVYRIVEPLIAFRMLNFSFPERAQEKLEALLVDMFAGAVRRLVANLSVEECLTRRKEGLASELIREIVPVVSGRGSTEDATDKGWGVLIDTIEIQDVRILSPAVFGNLQAHYRQEQERKAREASLLTERAVRQGEAEAQRAIELTKLSAEVELRTRRQETSEKARLEELASEARVSEAKLVSERAARERQITLDSEIELRKLAADVSLKQQRQATSEQGKLEELAAEARLKETRLAHEQQIAALTLRAEIEKTTLEAEAAAARHAAKMAASAHEIDLLRQRAAIAGARRLVAEAELSIAEIEARKARLTQELELDRARALREIENTVSPEIIRLTVAQQMPALAAAFQQRMGEVHITAVDGANPFGYIAAAVEGVMGLARAAGLEVPPARAQKAELTEESGPDSSRR; the protein is encoded by the coding sequence ATGACGCACATCGAGCAGCGCAGGGTCATCATCCACGAGGGCGGCGTGCCGGGCGGCGCCGCGGCGGTCCTCCACGCGGACGATCACGGGAACGGGGCGGCCGGTCGCGGGCGGTACGATCAGGGCTGGCGCGCCGGCAAGCCGGCCGAAGATCCAGAGAAGCTCAAGAAGTGGGGCCGTATCAGCGCGAAGCCGAGCGAGTACCTGATTCACATGCGGCGGGGTAGCCTCCGGCCCACCTCCGGTCAGGGCGCCTCGTGCTTCAAGCTCCCGGGCGACAGCGTCGCCGTCGTGCCGACCACGGTCCAGAAGCTCCAGTTCACGGCGGACCAGGTCACCCTCGAGAAGGTCGGTGTCGAGGTCACTGGGCTCGCCGTTTACCGCATCGTGGAGCCGCTCATCGCGTTCCGGATGCTGAACTTCTCGTTCCCGGAGCGCGCGCAGGAGAAGCTCGAGGCGCTCCTCGTCGACATGTTTGCCGGCGCCGTGCGCCGGCTGGTCGCGAACCTCTCCGTCGAGGAATGCCTGACGCGGCGGAAGGAAGGGCTCGCCAGCGAGCTGATACGAGAGATCGTGCCCGTCGTCTCCGGGCGCGGCAGCACCGAGGACGCCACCGACAAGGGGTGGGGCGTCCTCATCGATACCATCGAGATCCAGGACGTCCGCATCCTCTCTCCGGCGGTGTTCGGCAACCTGCAGGCGCACTATCGCCAGGAGCAGGAGCGGAAGGCCAGGGAGGCGTCGCTGCTCACCGAGCGCGCGGTCCGGCAGGGCGAGGCCGAGGCGCAGCGCGCGATCGAGCTGACCAAGCTCTCCGCCGAGGTCGAGCTGCGCACGCGACGCCAGGAGACCAGCGAGAAGGCCCGGCTCGAGGAGCTCGCCTCCGAGGCGCGGGTGTCGGAGGCGAAGCTCGTGTCCGAGCGGGCGGCCCGGGAGCGGCAGATCACGCTCGACAGCGAGATCGAGCTCAGGAAGCTCGCGGCCGACGTCAGCCTCAAGCAGCAGCGACAGGCGACGAGCGAGCAGGGCAAGCTCGAGGAGCTCGCGGCCGAGGCGCGGCTGAAGGAGACGCGGCTGGCCCACGAGCAGCAGATCGCGGCGCTCACGCTGAGGGCCGAGATCGAGAAGACGACGCTCGAGGCGGAGGCGGCCGCGGCGCGCCACGCGGCGAAGATGGCCGCGAGCGCCCATGAGATCGACCTGCTCAGGCAGCGCGCGGCGATCGCGGGCGCGCGCCGGCTCGTGGCCGAGGCCGAGCTCTCCATCGCCGAGATTGAGGCGAGAAAGGCGCGGCTCACGCAGGAGCTCGAGCTCGACCGCGCGCGGGCGCTCCGGGAGATCGAGAACACCGTGTCGCCGGAGATCATCCGGTTGACGGTCGCGCAGCAGATGCCGGCGCTCGCCGCCGCGTTCCAGCAGCGGATGGGAGAGGTGCACATCACGGCCGTCGATGGGGCGAACCCGTTCGGATACATCGCGGCGGCCGTGGAGGGGGTGATGGGTCTGGCGCGCGCGGCAGGGCTCGAGGTGCCGCCGGCGCGCGCGCAGAAGGCGGAGCTGACCGAGGAGAGCGGGCCGGACAGCAGCCGGCGTTGA
- a CDS encoding monooxygenase, which translates to MNRSRYLFSALSFLSALVVVACSDAEKGSSGSSGSGPENGNPEALPCDVDKILSTKCQTCHGASPKFGAPFPLVDRSDLVAPAVSDPNKKVYELVAARARDNARPMPPPPTERLTAAELAIFDQWIAAGMPAGKDTCVDPGGGGTIDPPTLSCTPDVLLAPSAPYVMPKGVQDQYMCYGVDVEIGQKRHLVGVVPHIDNSTIVHHILLFKADEASPSTPTPCNGGDIMGALLAVWAPGGKATELPLEAGFPLEGTAHFTIQVHYSNIKGLDGQQDSTGFDVCTTTELRPNDAGIFMFGTEDINIPPHGSLDVSCDYQFPPDMGALSVISVMPHMHTLGKHLSSNTVPTDGSEPSNLGLADPWNFDNQIWYDNDTILRGGDTVRTRCAWDNPGNSAVEFGDRTLDEMCYNFVMYYPSQELESTVGDWTSPADDVSCVTTK; encoded by the coding sequence ATGAATCGTAGTCGTTATTTGTTCTCGGCGCTGTCCTTCCTATCCGCTCTCGTGGTCGTCGCGTGCAGCGACGCCGAGAAGGGCAGCAGCGGCTCATCCGGCTCCGGTCCGGAGAACGGCAACCCGGAAGCGCTGCCGTGCGACGTCGACAAGATCCTCTCCACGAAGTGCCAGACCTGTCACGGGGCGTCCCCGAAGTTCGGCGCGCCGTTCCCGCTGGTCGACCGGAGCGATCTGGTCGCGCCCGCGGTGAGCGATCCCAACAAGAAGGTCTACGAGCTCGTCGCCGCACGCGCCCGCGACAACGCGCGCCCCATGCCTCCGCCCCCAACCGAGCGCCTGACCGCCGCGGAGCTCGCGATCTTCGATCAATGGATCGCCGCCGGCATGCCGGCCGGTAAAGACACGTGCGTCGACCCGGGCGGCGGCGGAACGATCGACCCTCCGACCCTGAGCTGCACACCGGATGTCCTGCTAGCGCCGTCCGCGCCTTACGTCATGCCGAAGGGCGTCCAGGACCAGTATATGTGTTATGGGGTCGATGTAGAGATCGGCCAGAAACGACACCTCGTCGGGGTCGTGCCCCACATCGACAACAGCACCATTGTACACCATATCCTGCTCTTCAAGGCGGATGAGGCGTCTCCCTCGACGCCCACGCCGTGCAATGGGGGCGACATCATGGGGGCTCTTTTGGCCGTCTGGGCGCCCGGCGGCAAGGCCACGGAGCTGCCGCTAGAGGCGGGCTTCCCGCTGGAAGGCACGGCACACTTCACAATCCAGGTGCACTACAGCAACATCAAGGGCCTCGACGGGCAGCAAGACAGCACCGGCTTCGACGTCTGCACGACGACGGAGCTCCGCCCCAACGACGCCGGCATCTTCATGTTCGGCACAGAAGACATCAACATCCCGCCTCACGGCTCGCTCGACGTGAGCTGCGATTACCAGTTCCCGCCGGATATGGGGGCGCTCTCGGTAATCAGTGTTATGCCGCACATGCACACCCTCGGCAAGCACCTGTCGAGCAACACGGTGCCCACGGACGGCAGCGAGCCGAGCAACCTGGGGCTCGCCGATCCGTGGAACTTCGACAACCAGATCTGGTACGATAACGATACCATCCTTCGAGGCGGCGACACCGTGAGGACGCGTTGCGCGTGGGACAACCCGGGCAACAGTGCCGTGGAATTCGGGGACCGGACGCTGGATGAGATGTGTTATAATTTCGTGATGTACTATCCGTCTCAAGAGCTAGAGTCAACGGTGGGGGACTGGACTTCTCCGGCGGACGACGTGTCCTGTGTGACGACAAAATAG
- a CDS encoding cold shock and DUF1294 domain-containing protein: MRNTGKIVRWLDDKGFGFIAPADGGPEAFVHIKSLPRGQRPAVGATVRYRAARDAQGRVRAEDVELAGASASLGPASRALLVALPFLALVTALAALGRVPRVLPWLYLGASLVTLLVYYKDKRAAARGAWRTPEQTLHLLALVGGWPGALYAQQLLRHKSSKRSFRVVFWLTLALNVAGLGYLASDHGAGARAGIDRVTAPLAADRDALPLNDSRRLP; encoded by the coding sequence ATGCGCAACACCGGAAAAATCGTCCGCTGGCTGGACGACAAGGGCTTTGGCTTTATCGCGCCGGCCGACGGCGGCCCCGAGGCCTTTGTGCACATCAAGTCGCTGCCGCGCGGCCAGCGCCCCGCGGTGGGCGCCACGGTCCGCTATCGTGCGGCTCGCGACGCGCAGGGCCGCGTCCGCGCCGAGGACGTCGAATTGGCCGGCGCCAGCGCCAGCCTGGGCCCGGCGAGCCGCGCCCTGCTGGTGGCGCTGCCCTTCCTCGCGCTGGTGACAGCGCTGGCCGCCCTGGGGCGCGTGCCGCGTGTGCTGCCCTGGCTCTACCTCGGCGCCAGCCTGGTGACGCTGCTGGTCTATTACAAGGACAAGCGCGCCGCCGCGCGCGGCGCCTGGCGCACGCCGGAGCAGACCCTGCACCTGCTGGCGCTGGTCGGCGGTTGGCCAGGCGCGCTGTATGCGCAGCAGTTGCTGCGCCACAAATCCAGCAAGCGCTCCTTCCGCGTCGTGTTCTGGCTGACGCTGGCGCTGAACGTCGCCGGCCTCGGCTACCTGGCCTCCGACCATGGCGCCGGCGCCCGTGCGGGGATCGACCGGGTCACGGCACCGCTGGCCGCCGACCGGGATGCCCTGCCCCTCAATGACTCCCGGAGACTCCCATGA
- the egtD gene encoding L-histidine N(alpha)-methyltransferase, whose translation MSSTFAEDAYPSPDERARLRESLTRSLPEIPPVYLYDDLGSELFEQITHLGVYYPTRTEIGILEQRAGDILRAVRPRRLVELGSGAGRKIRILLDAWRWVGGGETCTMLDVNGLFLETSISRLRTDYPEYTFRGVIGDFTTDLPRLGRGGGRLVLFLAGTIGNLYPDERRAFFREVARVMEPSDALLVGADLVKDTARLEAAYDDPEGVTAAFNRNALRVINRRFGANFAPDAFAHRAFYDAARAWIEMRLVASRRMRVQIPALDLRLDLERGAEIRTEVSCKFTRDSLQASARAGGLVVSSWHTDPDQLFALALLRRSDA comes from the coding sequence TTGAGCTCCACATTCGCGGAGGACGCGTACCCTTCACCCGATGAGCGCGCTCGATTGCGCGAGAGCCTCACACGATCGCTGCCCGAGATCCCTCCCGTCTACCTTTACGACGATCTCGGGAGCGAGCTGTTCGAGCAGATCACCCACCTCGGGGTCTACTACCCGACGCGCACGGAGATCGGCATCCTCGAGCAGCGCGCCGGAGACATTCTGCGCGCCGTCCGGCCGCGGCGCCTCGTCGAGCTGGGCAGCGGCGCGGGCCGCAAGATCCGCATCCTGCTCGACGCCTGGCGGTGGGTGGGCGGCGGCGAGACGTGCACGATGCTGGACGTGAACGGGCTCTTCCTGGAGACGTCGATCAGCCGCCTCCGCACCGACTACCCGGAGTACACGTTCCGCGGCGTGATCGGTGATTTCACCACCGACCTGCCGCGGCTCGGCCGGGGCGGGGGGCGCCTCGTGCTCTTCCTCGCGGGCACCATCGGCAACCTCTACCCCGACGAGCGGCGCGCCTTCTTCCGCGAGGTCGCGCGCGTCATGGAGCCGTCGGACGCGCTCCTCGTCGGCGCCGATCTGGTCAAGGACACGGCCCGGCTGGAGGCCGCGTACGACGATCCGGAGGGCGTGACGGCGGCCTTCAACCGCAACGCGCTCCGCGTGATCAACCGGCGCTTCGGGGCGAATTTCGCGCCCGACGCGTTCGCGCACCGCGCCTTCTACGACGCGGCGCGGGCGTGGATCGAGATGCGCCTCGTGGCCTCGCGGCGGATGCGCGTGCAGATCCCGGCGCTCGATCTGCGGCTCGATCTCGAGCGCGGCGCCGAGATCCGCACCGAGGTGAGCTGCAAGTTCACGCGCGACTCGCTCCAGGCCTCGGCCCGGGCCGGAGGGCTCGTTGTGTCTTCGTGGCACACCGATCCCGACCAGCTCTTCGCGCTGGCCCTGCTCCGGCGGAGCGACGCGTGA
- a CDS encoding SUMF1/EgtB/PvdO family nonheme iron enzyme, which yields MTEASFEALLAAAWRRSDDLFALIPEASMGRRPIAQRHPFSFYMGHLPAFAWNQIGRGVLGLGPMRSDFDVLFERGIDPAGEDGARAASRDAWPAIAEVIAYRDEVRRAVRARIPDVLARAEDVLGARGRILQLVIEHERMHHETLMYMLQEHGAARRPDGAPAFVGGGGRAAEPRRVPAGRVVIGADFEAIPFGWDNEFGRAEIDVPGFTIDSLPVRNGDYLAFLEAMEDGARAALTPRTFVRRGGGLAVKTIFGPVSFEVASGWPAQVSGEQARAYAVWRGGRLATEAELRRAAFGEPSGGVRARPWGHAPGEPRHGQFGFRGWSPVPTGSHPDGASAFGVEELVGNGWEWTSTPFAPLPGFVAYARTYPGYSADFFDGEHDVVFGASWATDEGFLRPSFRNWYRRDYPYVFSSFRVVREEPRSRRR from the coding sequence GTGACGGAGGCCTCGTTCGAGGCGCTCCTCGCCGCCGCGTGGCGCCGCAGCGACGATCTGTTCGCGCTCATCCCGGAGGCGTCGATGGGGCGTCGGCCCATCGCGCAGCGACACCCCTTCTCGTTCTACATGGGGCACCTCCCGGCCTTCGCGTGGAACCAGATCGGCCGAGGCGTCCTCGGGCTCGGGCCCATGCGGAGCGATTTCGACGTGCTGTTCGAGCGCGGCATCGATCCGGCCGGCGAGGACGGCGCCCGCGCCGCGTCGAGGGACGCGTGGCCGGCGATCGCCGAGGTGATCGCGTACCGCGACGAGGTCCGCCGCGCCGTGCGGGCGCGCATCCCCGACGTGCTGGCGCGCGCCGAGGACGTGCTCGGCGCGCGGGGGCGGATCCTCCAGCTCGTGATCGAGCACGAGCGGATGCACCACGAGACGCTGATGTACATGCTCCAGGAGCACGGCGCCGCGCGGCGCCCCGACGGCGCGCCCGCGTTCGTGGGCGGCGGGGGGCGCGCGGCCGAGCCCCGGCGCGTCCCGGCGGGCCGCGTCGTGATCGGCGCGGACTTCGAGGCGATCCCGTTCGGCTGGGACAACGAGTTCGGGCGTGCGGAGATCGATGTCCCGGGCTTCACCATCGACTCGTTGCCGGTGCGGAACGGCGATTACCTGGCCTTCCTCGAGGCGATGGAAGACGGCGCGCGGGCCGCGCTCACGCCCCGTACGTTCGTGCGCCGCGGAGGTGGGCTGGCGGTGAAGACGATCTTCGGGCCGGTCTCCTTCGAGGTCGCGTCGGGCTGGCCGGCGCAGGTCTCGGGCGAGCAGGCGCGCGCCTATGCAGTCTGGCGCGGTGGGCGCCTGGCGACCGAGGCCGAGCTGCGCCGCGCCGCGTTCGGCGAGCCGAGCGGCGGTGTGCGCGCGCGTCCGTGGGGGCACGCGCCGGGCGAGCCGCGTCATGGCCAGTTCGGCTTTCGCGGATGGTCGCCGGTGCCGACGGGCAGCCACCCGGACGGCGCCAGCGCGTTCGGCGTCGAGGAGCTGGTGGGCAATGGCTGGGAGTGGACGTCCACGCCCTTCGCGCCCTTGCCCGGCTTCGTCGCGTACGCCCGCACGTACCCCGGGTACTCGGCGGATTTCTTCGACGGGGAGCACGACGTCGTCTTCGGCGCCTCGTGGGCGACCGACGAGGGGTTCCTCCGGCCGAGCTTCCGCAACTGGTATCGCCGGGACTATCCCTATGTCTTTTCGAGCTTCCGGGTCGTGCGCGAGGAGCCACGCTCTCGGCGGCGATGA
- a CDS encoding ATP-binding cassette domain-containing protein, whose translation MIELDRVTKRYDGIVAVDSVSLRVEPGELVVLLGGSGSGKTTTLKMTNRLIEPSSGRIRVEGEDVTTVPPHALRRRIGYVFQRLGLFPHLTVAENVGITPALLGWDARRIRGRVDTLLELVELDPAEVRDRRPDALSGGQAQRVAVARALAAEPGVLLLDEPFGALDPITRGRLQRSFARVRRSLGFSAIFVTHDVVEALLLGDRVGVMRGGRLLQLAPGRELVRAPADDYVADLVRGPLDQARAVESLIAGAPARTIAGGDAS comes from the coding sequence ATGATCGAGCTCGATCGGGTGACCAAGCGCTACGATGGAATCGTCGCTGTCGACAGCGTCTCCCTGCGCGTCGAGCCGGGCGAGCTGGTGGTCCTGCTGGGCGGGTCGGGATCGGGGAAGACCACGACGCTGAAGATGACGAACCGGCTCATCGAGCCGAGCTCGGGTCGCATCCGCGTCGAGGGCGAGGACGTGACCACCGTGCCCCCGCACGCGCTCCGGCGCCGCATCGGCTACGTGTTCCAGCGGCTCGGGCTCTTCCCGCACCTGACGGTCGCCGAGAACGTGGGCATCACGCCGGCGCTCCTCGGCTGGGACGCGAGGCGCATCCGTGGTCGGGTGGACACGCTGCTGGAGCTGGTCGAGCTGGATCCAGCCGAGGTCCGCGATCGGCGGCCCGACGCGCTCTCCGGCGGCCAGGCGCAGCGCGTGGCCGTGGCGCGGGCGCTGGCGGCCGAGCCGGGCGTGCTGCTGCTCGACGAGCCGTTCGGCGCGCTCGATCCGATCACGCGCGGGCGCCTCCAGCGATCGTTCGCGCGGGTGCGCCGGAGCCTGGGGTTCTCGGCGATCTTCGTCACGCACGACGTCGTCGAGGCGCTGCTCCTCGGCGATCGCGTGGGCGTCATGCGCGGCGGGCGCCTCCTGCAGCTCGCGCCCGGCCGCGAGCTGGTGCGCGCGCCGGCCGACGACTACGTGGCCGATCTGGTGCGCGGCCCGCTCGATCAGGCGCGCGCCGTCGAGTCGCTGATCGCGGGCGCGCCCGCGCGAACGATCGCTGGAGGCGACGCTTCGTGA
- a CDS encoding McrB family protein translates to MLTDEQLTTVWKGFTPPAGWAKWQRDYLDFLSWVRNASEAELRTEAAQKKLWNARAITPAGYGDAINIDALLADAEFVDTIVGLRGRAFSSDVAVRAAEIQGEYERILGMAVAREVRPRPHAKLQRLVGALLPAELSCVLSYDAVRHIAKLLLGDASDPPLVAQVKMRARLRAVLGEEKTLAEHVQRSTFCWWLHENYERLSAGQMPPWKSNGPGEAAATPPPDAKLRPLVVWPFAKQYVGYLAVRNFAGAYHAVVQAALPGLSQDDLVGVLQASGSFDKVPTPTLRQLIIRAKGLGFIEQRDGLLYATKDGDELLGSEQPDILIERFLQRVFGFAHLLRYVEEHRGATDAAVVDALQKIYPTWTTAGVPNDLRNWSQYFGLLKRDERGGLHLTEYGAAWAARLPKELPKPPAEEIIDTNPTEGTAAVASKEIPYPGFDDILARFKSDPEIADFVFDDRQLASLHAAWRSNPRKRFVLLSGLSGTGKTAVTLCYSRAVCDLMGLSHTAHREIVPVSPDWRDPSGLLGYFNALHANPTFQAEPALRLILRAAADPGRPYFLVLDEMNLARVERYFAPFLSAMETGKELVLHANGAEVNDVPPRVPWPTNLYIAGTVNMDETTHPFSDKVLDRAFTLEFWDVDLKLFFERAAARSPGKRLPDVEAVLNELHDAMRAVRRHFGYRTAGEVLAFMHAVPELGGAAQETFLDQAVFSKVLPRLRGEDTPAFKGALETLLGICKRRGLTMCEAKLTTMMDLLKRTGVTRFWA, encoded by the coding sequence ATGCTGACCGACGAACAGCTCACCACCGTCTGGAAGGGCTTCACCCCACCTGCCGGGTGGGCGAAGTGGCAAAGAGACTACCTCGACTTTCTCTCCTGGGTGCGCAACGCCTCCGAGGCCGAGCTGCGGACCGAAGCTGCGCAGAAGAAGCTCTGGAACGCCCGCGCGATCACCCCCGCCGGCTATGGCGACGCCATCAACATCGACGCACTCCTCGCCGACGCCGAGTTCGTCGACACCATCGTCGGACTCCGTGGGCGCGCCTTTTCGTCCGACGTCGCGGTCCGGGCCGCCGAGATCCAGGGCGAGTACGAGCGCATCCTCGGAATGGCCGTGGCGCGCGAGGTCAGGCCCAGGCCGCACGCCAAGCTCCAGCGGCTGGTCGGCGCGCTCTTGCCAGCCGAGCTGAGCTGCGTGCTCAGCTACGATGCCGTCCGGCACATCGCGAAGCTCCTTCTGGGTGACGCGAGCGATCCCCCGCTCGTGGCCCAGGTGAAGATGCGCGCGCGGCTCCGGGCCGTGCTCGGGGAGGAGAAGACCCTGGCCGAGCACGTGCAGCGCTCGACCTTCTGCTGGTGGCTCCACGAGAACTACGAGCGGCTTTCGGCTGGGCAGATGCCGCCGTGGAAAAGCAATGGGCCTGGCGAGGCCGCAGCGACGCCCCCGCCCGACGCCAAGCTGCGTCCGCTCGTGGTCTGGCCCTTCGCCAAGCAGTACGTGGGCTATCTCGCGGTGCGCAACTTCGCGGGCGCGTACCACGCCGTGGTGCAAGCGGCGCTCCCGGGGCTCTCGCAAGACGATCTCGTGGGCGTGCTTCAGGCGAGCGGCAGCTTCGACAAAGTCCCGACGCCGACGCTGCGCCAGCTCATCATCCGCGCCAAGGGCCTCGGGTTCATCGAGCAGCGCGACGGCCTGCTCTACGCCACGAAGGACGGCGACGAGCTGTTGGGGAGTGAGCAGCCGGACATCCTCATCGAACGCTTCCTCCAGCGCGTCTTCGGCTTCGCCCATCTCCTCCGGTACGTCGAGGAGCACCGAGGGGCGACGGACGCAGCTGTTGTCGACGCTCTGCAAAAGATCTATCCAACCTGGACCACCGCTGGGGTCCCCAACGATCTCCGGAACTGGAGCCAATATTTCGGCTTGCTCAAGCGCGACGAGCGCGGCGGCCTCCACCTGACGGAGTATGGCGCCGCGTGGGCCGCCCGGCTTCCGAAGGAGCTTCCGAAGCCTCCGGCCGAGGAGATCATCGATACCAACCCGACCGAGGGCACGGCCGCCGTCGCATCGAAGGAGATCCCGTATCCCGGCTTCGACGATATCCTCGCGCGCTTCAAGTCCGATCCGGAGATCGCCGACTTCGTCTTCGATGACCGCCAGCTCGCCAGCCTCCACGCCGCCTGGCGCAGCAATCCACGAAAGCGCTTCGTGCTCCTCTCCGGCCTCTCGGGCACCGGCAAGACCGCCGTCACGCTCTGCTACTCACGTGCGGTCTGCGACCTGATGGGGCTCTCGCACACCGCGCACCGGGAGATCGTGCCGGTCTCGCCCGACTGGCGGGACCCCTCGGGGTTGCTCGGCTACTTCAACGCCCTGCACGCCAACCCCACCTTCCAGGCCGAGCCGGCGCTCCGCCTCATCCTGCGCGCCGCCGCCGATCCGGGGCGCCCCTATTTCCTCGTCCTCGACGAGATGAACCTCGCCCGCGTCGAGCGCTATTTCGCGCCGTTCCTCTCGGCCATGGAGACGGGCAAAGAGCTCGTGCTCCACGCCAATGGCGCCGAGGTCAATGACGTTCCGCCGCGCGTCCCCTGGCCGACGAACCTCTACATCGCGGGCACCGTCAACATGGACGAGACGACCCATCCCTTCAGCGACAAGGTGCTGGACCGGGCCTTCACGCTCGAGTTTTGGGACGTCGATCTCAAGCTCTTCTTCGAGCGCGCCGCGGCCAGGAGCCCGGGCAAGCGGCTCCCGGACGTGGAGGCGGTGCTGAACGAACTGCACGATGCCATGCGCGCGGTCCGTCGTCACTTCGGCTACCGCACGGCCGGCGAGGTGCTCGCGTTCATGCACGCCGTCCCGGAGCTGGGCGGCGCGGCGCAGGAGACGTTCCTCGACCAGGCCGTGTTCTCGAAGGTGCTGCCGCGCCTGCGGGGCGAGGACACACCGGCGTTCAAGGGCGCGCTCGAGACGCTCCTGGGGATCTGCAAGCGGCGCGGCCTCACCATGTGCGAGGCCAAGCTCACGACGATGATGGATCTGCTCAAGCGCACGGGCGTGACCCGGTTCTGGGCATGA